A stretch of the Pedobacter sp. MC2016-14 genome encodes the following:
- a CDS encoding two-component regulator propeller domain-containing protein — protein sequence MRKTLFILFVSLTLQANAQNLFPVKLENCKTERFCLDCGDTKAGYDENEFAKLQDKLNKELNLQGIKGAVKFQVLVDAKGRACVLSHTDQSNNPISLKIIEELNKLKKWTSAITSGKTEEKASINLIFAVSDNKISGKIERVDMKAFNKSFDKPNSPEIYNKIYEYKNESLKNYKITVWNSNNSNLPNNMNDNITIDKNGLIWLTVDEGLVTFDGKEFKNAEQNITDKGRFFSYYALATDNSNVKWVYGTKNIYSFDNIKWTKCDSTEIGIDGAYEIVNNQKTGEVFFCSDEGLTIYKDGKWTNINKSKLKALPSNRVTFAKRDSKNRIWIGTFSGTAMIDENNQVTNFENTNTILKGKCITSMDEDENGNLYFSLYEFERKEKGKVNNDEGIAIRYSDGTFKQFTTENSGIPFNHTNCVVYDKNEKVLWISTDRAGLVRYDLKNGWENYHNENSEIPTSYISTMTMDGKGILYLATRQGLVKIERK from the coding sequence ATGAGAAAAACGCTTTTTATCCTTTTTGTAAGTTTGACGCTTCAAGCAAATGCACAAAACTTATTCCCCGTAAAACTCGAAAATTGTAAAACTGAGAGGTTTTGCCTTGACTGTGGAGATACAAAAGCAGGATATGACGAAAATGAGTTTGCAAAACTACAGGACAAACTAAACAAGGAATTAAACTTACAAGGAATAAAAGGAGCTGTAAAATTTCAAGTTCTCGTTGACGCAAAAGGTCGAGCTTGTGTATTGAGCCATACTGACCAATCTAACAATCCCATTTCCTTGAAAATTATTGAAGAACTTAATAAGTTAAAGAAATGGACATCAGCAATAACAAGCGGAAAGACTGAAGAAAAGGCATCTATCAATTTAATTTTTGCCGTAAGTGACAACAAAATTTCGGGGAAAATAGAGCGGGTTGATATGAAGGCTTTTAATAAATCATTTGATAAACCGAACAGTCCCGAGATTTACAATAAAATATACGAGTACAAAAACGAAAGTTTAAAAAATTATAAAATAACGGTTTGGAATTCGAATAATTCAAATCTTCCAAACAATATGAATGACAATATCACTATAGATAAAAACGGTCTTATTTGGTTGACCGTTGATGAAGGACTGGTGACTTTTGACGGGAAAGAATTTAAAAACGCAGAACAGAATATTACAGACAAGGGAAGATTCTTCTCTTATTACGCATTAGCCACAGACAATTCTAATGTCAAGTGGGTTTATGGAACTAAAAACATCTACAGTTTTGACAATATTAAATGGACAAAATGTGACTCAACGGAAATAGGAATAGATGGAGCGTATGAAATTGTTAATAATCAAAAGACAGGAGAAGTATTTTTCTGCTCAGACGAAGGATTGACAATTTACAAGGACGGAAAGTGGACAAATATAAATAAAAGCAAACTAAAAGCCCTGCCATCAAATAGAGTGACATTTGCAAAGAGAGACTCAAAAAACAGAATTTGGATTGGGACTTTTAGCGGTACAGCTATGATTGACGAAAATAATCAAGTAACAAACTTTGAAAATACAAATACCATTTTGAAAGGAAAATGTATTACTTCTATGGACGAAGATGAAAATGGTAATCTTTATTTTTCACTTTATGAATTTGAAAGAAAGGAAAAAGGAAAAGTGAATAATGATGAAGGTATTGCCATTAGATATTCTGACGGAACTTTCAAACAGTTTACTACTGAAAATTCAGGAATACCTTTCAATCATACAAATTGTGTTGTGTATGATAAAAACGAAAAAGTTCTTTGGATTTCAACAGATAGGGCAGGTTTAGTAAGATATGACCTTAAAAATGGTTGGGAAAATTATCATAATGAAAATTCTGAAATTCCAACTTCTTATATTTCTACTATGACGATGGATGGAAAGGGAATTTTATATTTAGCAACAAGACAAGGTTTAGTAAAAATTGAAAGAAAATAA
- a CDS encoding ATP-binding protein — translation MHRKPWCREERFLAAEKTLLAALPQTGFEVKYYSEPTVANNHIYLGKDKHYYSVPFAYVGIKVKVIYTRSMVYIYARGKQVAVHIRSYVMAGYNTDKEHLSSHHRHLQKLLLKTKMSRIDGTIYKFFKKLSKAELLIFDDFGLTHLEQQQRMDFMEIIEDTHASAATIIASQLPVANWYDVIGEETIADAILDRMVHTSYGIELKAESLRKKR, via the coding sequence ATGCACCGAAAGCCCTGGTGCAGGGAAGAACGTTTCCTTGCTGCAGAAAAGACCCTGCTGGCTGCCCTTCCACAAACTGGCTTTGAAGTAAAGTATTACAGTGAACCAACGGTCGCCAATAACCACATCTATCTGGGTAAAGACAAGCATTATTATAGTGTTCCTTTTGCCTACGTTGGCATAAAGGTAAAAGTTATTTATACCCGCTCGATGGTGTATATCTATGCCCGTGGAAAGCAAGTTGCTGTGCACATCAGAAGTTATGTAATGGCAGGCTATAACACAGATAAAGAGCATCTGAGTTCACACCACCGCCACCTGCAAAAACTGCTGCTAAAAACAAAGATGAGCAGGATTGATGGTACCATATACAAGTTCTTTAAGAAGCTTTCCAAAGCGGAACTGCTCATCTTTGATGATTTCGGGCTAACTCATCTTGAACAGCAGCAACGAATGGACTTTATGGAAATCATCGAAGACACGCATGCAAGTGCGGCAACCATTATTGCCAGCCAGCTGCCAGTGGCCAACTGGTATGACGTCATTGGAGAGGAAACTATTGCTGATGCAATCCTGGACCGTATGGTGCACACTTCGTACGGAATTGAACTAAAAGCTGAAAGTCTAAGAAAAAAGAGGTAA